Sequence from the Lysobacter solisilvae genome:
CGATTCCACGGGCGTGGAAACCGCCAGCGGTTCGCCATTGCGGTCGGTGATCATGCCGCGCGAGGTGGGGATGGGCAGTTCGCGCAGCGAGCGCGCCTGGCCCTGCTGCAGGTAGAAGTCGTTGTGGATCACCTGCACGTCGAGCGCGCGCACCACCAGCGCGAGCGAGCACAGGCCCAGCGCGCCGCACACGATCATCAGCCGCCGGCGCAGGTCCAGCCCGGTACGACGGCGCACACGACCGGGCCCGGCCACCGGCTTGGCCTGGATGCGCGCGCGCAGCGCATCGGCGACGCGCCCGACGAGCTGCTGGCGGTTGCGGTCCTGGCGGCTCATGGACTGATCCTCATGGCCTGATCACCACGGTTTCAGCGCCTTCGGGGAACTTCATGCCCAGCCGGTCGCGCGCGACCTGGTCGATGCGGTTGCTTTCGGCCCAGGTGGCCTGCTCCAGCTGCAGGCGGCCGAATTCGATGTTCAGCTCGTCGCGCGCCTTGTCCAGGCGGTTGGTCTGCACGAACAGCTGGCGGTGCTCGTGGCGCGCATGCACGACGGCCAGCGCGGAGACCACGTTGGCCAGGACCAGCACGGTGAGGAGCAGGCGCCAGGTCATGCGCGTGCCTCCAGCTTCTGCGCCACGCGCAGCACGGCGCTGCGCGCGCGCGGATTGGCGTCAGTTTCGCTCGCATCGGCCTTGCGCGCATCACCGATCGCGGCCAGGGTCGGGGTGAACTCGACGACCACCGGCAGGCGCCGCTGCGCCGGCGGTGGCTTGGCATGGCGATTGATGAACTGCTTGACGATGCGGTCTTCCAGCGAATGGAAGCTGATCACCGCCAGCCGGCCGCCGGGCTTGAGCCGGGCCAGCGCCGCGTCCAGGCCGGCCTCCAGGTCGGCCAGCTCGCGGTTGATGAAGATGCGGATCGCCTGGAAGCTGCGCGTGGCCGGATGGATCTTCTGCTCGCCGCGCGGCACCACCGACGCGATCAGGTCGGCCAGCTGGGCTGTACGCAGCAGGGGCGTGTCATCACGCCGGGCGACGATGGCCCGCGCGATCCGGCGGCTCATGCGCTCCTCGCCGTAGGTCCACAGCACGTCGGCGATCGCCCGCTCGTCGGCCTCGGCCAGCCACTGCGCCGCGCTCGGGCCCGCGTCGGGGTCCATGCGCATGTCCAGCGGGCCGTCCTTGCCGAAGCTGAAGCCGCGTTCGGCCACGTCCAGCTGGGGCGAGGACACGCCCAGGTCGAGCAGGATGCCGTCCAGGCCGCCGGCGGTGGCATCCCAGTCCGCCAGCTGCGCGAAACTGCCCCGGAAGATCGCGACGCGCGGATCGCCGCCGAACTCGCGTTCGGCCACGGCGATCGCTTCGGGATCCTTGTCCATGAGCAGCAGCCGGCCTCCGGGACCCAGTTGTTGCAATACGCCGCGCGCGTGACCACCGCGCCCGAACGTGCCATCGAGATAGGTTCCCTCCGC
This genomic interval carries:
- the rsmH gene encoding 16S rRNA (cytosine(1402)-N(4))-methyltransferase RsmH, whose product is MYGQVLEGLQVKAEGTYLDGTFGRGGHARGVLQQLGPGGRLLLMDKDPEAIAVAEREFGGDPRVAIFRGSFAQLADWDATAGGLDGILLDLGVSSPQLDVAERGFSFGKDGPLDMRMDPDAGPSAAQWLAEADERAIADVLWTYGEERMSRRIARAIVARRDDTPLLRTAQLADLIASVVPRGEQKIHPATRSFQAIRIFINRELADLEAGLDAALARLKPGGRLAVISFHSLEDRIVKQFINRHAKPPPAQRRLPVVVEFTPTLAAIGDARKADASETDANPRARSAVLRVAQKLEARA
- the ftsL gene encoding cell division protein FtsL, encoding MTWRLLLTVLVLANVVSALAVVHARHEHRQLFVQTNRLDKARDELNIEFGRLQLEQATWAESNRIDQVARDRLGMKFPEGAETVVIRP